One Streptomyces lincolnensis genomic region harbors:
- a CDS encoding acyl-CoA synthetase — translation MTPGHGSTVDGVLRRTARRTPARVAVEYGDRSWTYEELDAAVSRAASVLLDQGLAPGDRVGAYGHNSDAYLIGFLACARAGLVHVPVNQNLTGDDLAYIVGQSGSTLVLADPGLTGRLPDGVRTMPLRDADDSLLARLSAAPAHDGPEARGEDLVQLLYTSGTTALPKGAMMTHRSLVHEYLSAITALDLSAGDRPVHALPLYHSAQMHVFLLPYLAVGATNVILDAPDGDRLFDLIETGRADSLFAPPTVWIGLANRPDFTTRDLGGLRKAYYGASIMPVPFLERLRARLPKLAFYNCFGQSEIGPLATVLAPEEHKGRMDSCGRPVLFVDARVVDENGKDVPDGTPGEIVYRSPQLCEGYWDKPEETAEAFRDGWFHSGDLAVRDAHGYFTIVDRVKDVINSGGVLVASRQVEDALYTHDGVAEAAVIGLPDERWIEAVTAVVVPRGDVTEAELIAHAREKLAHFKAPKRVVFMDELPRNASGKILKRELRDRFSGA, via the coding sequence GCTGCGACGCACCGCCCGACGCACTCCCGCGCGTGTCGCGGTGGAGTACGGCGACCGATCGTGGACGTACGAGGAACTCGACGCGGCCGTCTCCCGCGCGGCGAGCGTCCTCCTCGACCAGGGCCTCGCACCGGGCGACCGGGTCGGTGCCTACGGCCACAACTCCGACGCCTATCTGATCGGCTTCCTCGCCTGCGCCCGCGCGGGCCTGGTGCACGTGCCGGTCAACCAGAACCTGACCGGCGACGACCTCGCGTACATCGTCGGCCAGTCGGGCAGCACCCTGGTCCTCGCCGACCCGGGCCTCACCGGTCGGCTCCCGGACGGGGTCCGCACGATGCCGCTGCGCGACGCCGACGACTCGCTGCTCGCCCGGCTGTCCGCCGCGCCCGCCCACGACGGCCCCGAGGCGCGGGGCGAGGACCTGGTCCAGCTGCTGTACACCTCCGGCACCACGGCCCTGCCCAAGGGCGCGATGATGACCCACCGCTCCCTGGTGCACGAGTACCTGAGCGCGATCACCGCCCTCGACCTGAGCGCGGGCGACCGGCCGGTGCACGCGCTTCCGCTGTACCACTCGGCGCAGATGCACGTGTTCCTGCTGCCCTACCTCGCGGTCGGGGCGACCAACGTCATCCTCGACGCGCCTGACGGCGACCGTCTCTTCGACCTGATCGAGACCGGCCGCGCGGACAGTCTGTTCGCCCCGCCGACGGTGTGGATCGGCCTGGCCAACCGCCCCGACTTCACCACCCGCGACCTCGGCGGGCTCCGCAAGGCGTACTACGGCGCGTCGATCATGCCGGTGCCCTTCCTGGAGCGTCTGCGCGCCCGCCTCCCGAAACTCGCCTTCTACAACTGCTTCGGCCAGAGCGAGATCGGCCCCCTCGCCACCGTCCTGGCACCCGAGGAGCACAAGGGCCGCATGGACTCCTGCGGCCGGCCCGTCCTCTTCGTGGACGCCCGGGTGGTCGACGAGAACGGCAAGGACGTGCCCGACGGCACACCCGGCGAGATCGTCTACCGCTCCCCGCAGTTGTGCGAGGGCTACTGGGACAAGCCCGAGGAGACCGCCGAGGCCTTCCGCGACGGCTGGTTCCACTCCGGCGACCTCGCCGTCCGCGACGCCCACGGCTACTTCACCATCGTCGACCGGGTCAAGGACGTCATCAACTCCGGCGGCGTCCTGGTCGCCTCACGCCAGGTCGAGGACGCCCTCTACACCCACGACGGCGTCGCCGAGGCCGCCGTGATCGGCCTCCCCGACGAACGCTGGATCGAGGCCGTCACCGCGGTCGTCGTTCCCCGCGGCGACGTCACCGAGGCCGAACTGATCGCCCACGCCCGCGAGAAGCTCGCCCACTTCAAGGCGCCGAAACGGGTGGTGTTCATGGACGAGCTGCCGCGCAACGCGAGCGGGAAGATCCTCAAGCGCGAGCTGAGGGACCGCTTCTCGGGCGCCTAA